The DNA window GGTAAGTCGTTCAATTTCTTTTTCACTAAAGTCTCTAGGATTAATGGTTACACCGCCTTTTGCACCACCAAAAGGTATATCTACCAAAGCACATTTAAAGGTCATCCAAGCTGCAAGAGCTTTGACTTCATCCAAGTTTACGTTCTGATTATAGCGAATACCACCTTTAAAGGGTCCTAAAATATTACTGTGTTGAATTCTATAACCGCTTACCATTTTTAAATCACCGCTATCCATACGAACCGGAAAGTTAACCGCGATTTCATTTTTAGGTTGCGATAATATTTCTCTAACCGAGGGATGGAGTTGCATGATATCAGCGGCAGCTTGCCACTGGGAGACGGCCTGTTTATACAATGATTTTTCTGACATAATGGCCGGGATCATACACCAGATAAAAATAAAGAAAACAAAAAATGCTGATTCAATATAGGTTTCTTTGTCGCATACAAACAAGTATTTTGCTTTTACCCAGACTTTGCCGGGAAGTTTATCAAAATAACTAAGGAGTTTCTTTGGTTACAATATTGGGTTTATCAACGGTTCCCGAAACATGGAAAGAGTTGATAGGCGTGTATTCATGGTAGAAAGTGACTTCCGCTCCTGCATTTAAGTCTTTATTTGGAAAATTTTTTTGAGCTTGATTGATAAGGTCTAGAATAAAGCTGGATAAACGGTATTGTGTTCTAAAATTGATATGCGAATATGAAATGATGTCTACTTGAAGACTAATTTTTGAACAAGGATCAGTGTTGCACTGGATAACAAAATTTAGATTTGAAATATTATATTCGCCTAAGTTTTGTTGTAAAAGGCTGTTTTCATAAAGTGTAGCCCATTGTTGGGTTAATTGCTCATCGTAAGGATTAGTTGTCATTTTTATTTGTGCTGGAGAAGTGATTTTTGAAGGAGTGACTTCTTTTTTACCTGATAAGAGCTGATTAAAACTTTCTCTAAGTTCACAGTCTTTAACGAGTTGAGATTGTTTATCCTGGTTAAGCTTCGTTTTGGGGATATATTTCTTTAATAAGGAGCATTTTTTTTGTTCAATGAGTTGCAAGGCAAAGACTTCAGGGTCAACAAGACCAGAACGATATTGTTTTTGATTTTGTTGCCTAAACCAATCTGAAAAATCATTGATCAGTTTTCTGTTTCCCATATTTTCAAAAGCACTTTCACCAATGAGCTCATAGTTTTGTACATCCCATAAACTAACGGCAATATAGTTTGGAGATATTTTTCTTAAAATAGCCATAGTTTGGACTTGGTCCAAAGCAGCCTTAGCTAAAATTAGTGCATCGTTACGGATGTTTTTGATAGGAAAAGCTTTTAAAGTAAAGTTCTGACTATGAATAGATAACCTTTGAATTAAATTATTGTATTCACTGAGTTGATTAGGGTCTTTGCCATCAAAAGTTTTACTGTTAACAAAAATACCGACAAAAGGTTTGTTTTTTTGATTGGCATAGCTTTTTTCAGTGATATACACAACAATGAACAGAGCGTATAAAAAAAGGAATGCTGTGTGCTTAAATTTTCTTTTATTATACATCAACTCCAATTATACATGACATGTTTGAGGTTTGACTAGATATCAAGTGAATATGAACAAAAAAATACAACAAAAAAGAATCATCATCATGGCTTCAGGCAATGGCAGTAACTTTGAAGCCATTGTAAAAGCATGTCACTGTGGTCAAATCAATGCTCAACCTGTTAAACTCATTGGAGATAAACCCAAGGCCTTTGTTTTTGAACGAGCCAAAACTCTTGGTGTAGACTCTGAATGTATCGATTATCAGTCTTTTACTTATAGATCTGAATTTGAAGACCAACTATTGCGGGCATGCAAAAAAGATGGACCGGATTATATTGTTTTGGCGGGTTTTATGAAAATACTTCCAGTGCAATTTATCCATAACTTTAAAGACAAGATTATCAATATTCATCCCTCGCTTTTACCCAAATACCCTGGAACCAAAGCGATTGAAAAAGCCTGGGCTAATGATGATAGTGTTAGCGGGGTTACGGTTCACTATGTTGATGAAGGTGTTGATACAGGTAAAATCATCTTACAAAAAAGTCTAGAGATTGACCGCACAAAAACATTTGAAGATTTTTGTCAGCAGATGCACGCTTTAGAGCATCAAGTATACATTGAAGCTTTGCAAAAAATTCTGAAATAATGACACTTTAACTCAAAAGAGTTGGCATGTATTGTGAATTAAATATGACATGTTGCTAAAATCTTTGCATGAACATTCAAAGCATATTCAGTATGAATTTTATTCTACTGAAGAACTTTTTAAGGTTTTGTTTTTAGAAAAACCTATTAATCAAACAGCCATTAAAAAAATCATATATCGATTAAATAATAACCTAGTATGTGACTATGAGTATTTACGTTATATTTTGGATTTAGATGAAGATATCATATTTAAACTTTTAGCATTGATTGAAATGATCAAGCGTAAAGAGACTCTTGTCTCTAACCTGAAGTACATTCACTCACCCAAAGACTTTGCTCTAGGCTTAATTAAACATTGCCAATACTTGGTTAAAGAAGTTGTTTATATTGGCTTATTGAATCATAAAAACGTTTTGTTTGAATTAAAGCAGTTAGGTCAAGGTGAAACAGACAGTATTAAAATAGATATGAAAGTATTTATGAAGCATATTTTATGTGAGGATGCGTCTCGAATTATTTTAGGACATAATCACCCCTCAGGTGACCCAAGCCCCTCACATCAAGATATTGCATTAACAAAGCGTATAGAAAGAATGTTGAGTTACTTTAATTTAGAGTTATTGGATCATATTATCATTGGACGAAAATCATACTACAGCTTTAAAAACAAACGCATTTGTTTGATACAACAATATTAAATTTCGATGCGTTCAATGTTTCTTTTTTTAAGTGAACTCAATTCATTAGGTACATTGTCAATAATGCAGTCTATTATAGCGTTGATAATGTGCTCTTTTAGAAAGGTTCTGCTGTGAACGAGACTAACTTCACGGGTAGGAACGGGGGTTTTAAACTTTTTTAATTGATGTTTTTTTTCTTGTTCACTGAGATCGAGAGTGGATAGATGAGGAATAAGGGTGTAACCATCTCCTCGACGAATTAGGTTTTTTAAAGTTTCAAGATTACCACTATCAAAATGTACATTGTTTAAAACTTCAGGTTTGTTTTTAAAGGCACAAACTTTAATGACTTGCTCTCTAAAACAATGCCCCTCATCAAGAAGCCAAATCGGATAATCTTGCAGTTGGGTTTCTGACACAGTTTTCTTTTTGATTAGGGGGTGTTTGTTGGACATGAACGCATAAAAAGGTTCATAAAATAAACTGCGTTCTATGATTTTATCATCATAAAGGGGGGTTACTAAGAGTCCGCCATCAATTTGATCGTCGTAGAGTTTTTCAATAATGTCTTGGGTTTTGTGCTCGCTAATGGTCAACTCTACCTTTGGGTAGTTGTCTGAAAAGCTTTTAATAAACAGAGGTAAAATATAAGGAGACAAGGTAGGAATAACGCCAAGATGAAATGACCCACTGAGTTCTGTGCTTTGAGCATGGATATCGAGCAGCTTTTTATGTTCAGATATGATTTTTTTTGCTTGGTCAATCACTTCTTGACCAAGCTGTGTGATTTTAATGGGAGATTTTGAACGATCAAAAATCACAATATCCAACTCATCTTCAGCTTTTTGGACTTGGGCTGAAAGAGAAGGTTGACTGACAAAGCACGATTTAGCAGCTCTGCCAAAATGTTTGTGTTTTGCTACGGCTAAAATGTATTCAAGTTGACTCAAACTTGGCATTTTTGTAATGTACTTTGAGCAATTAAAATGTCAACAATAATAGTTTTAAGCTATTGATTAATAGCTTGAAAGTCTTGGAAAAAATTGAAGCTTTGTTGCATATTATGAACTGAACCGAATGCAATAAAAACGGAGGTTGCAATGATTGAACTAAATGAAGATAACTTACAAACAATACTGAATGAAAATCCACATGTTATTGTACAGTATGGCGCCACCTGGTGCGGAAATTGTAGAATGATAAAGCCTAAATTTAAAAAGCTGGCAGAAAATACTCAGGATGTTACTTTTGTTTATGTTGATGCAGAGAAGTATCCTAACTCAAGAAAGCTTGCAAATGTCGATAATCTTCCTACCTTTGCTGCTTTCAAAGGTGGGGAATTATTAAAACAAGATCAAGGTAATAAAATTGATGTGGTTGAAGGGTTGGTCAGTGAAATTACCAGTCATTAAGTCATTAACAGAGTTTATCACTCAGCATGATGAAGATTATGTTAATGAGTGTATTGAGGTATTGGAACATGTATCTCAAGCCAAGGGTTTAAGTGATGAAGAGCTTAATACTATTGGTGAGCTGCTTTCCAATATGTATGGATCGTTAGAGGTTTCAAAAATGGTCAAAGAAGGAAAGTCTGATAAAGATGCTTTGAACCATTTTATGAAAAGAGTCGTAGGCTCTATAGACAAATAAGGAACCAGAGGAAAAGAAGGTTTATCCTGAATTTTCCCCGGGTGGGCGCCGCTGAAGCGGCATAAGTTGTACTAAATCATCGCAAGGCAAAAGCCTTGCTCTTCACAAGTACAGCTTTATGAATTTGATCAAAAAGACATTTTTTGGTCAAGAATGGCGGGAGATTTTACATGAGTCATTATTAAGACGAAGGGTCTAAGGATGACTGAAGACCTCCCTTAAATAAAAATGAAAAAGGAGTAAATGTATATGTCAAGATTAGTAGGTAACCAAGCACCAAGTTTTTCTGAACAGGCTTTAGTAAACGGTGAAATTGGTAATGTTTCATTAGATGATTTTAAAGGTAAGTGGAAAATTTTATTCTTTTATCCTCTAGATTTTACTTTTGTATGTCCAACAGAAATTGTGGCATTTTCTGATGCTGCAGAAAAATTTAAAGAAAAGAACTGTGAATTGATTGCATGTTCTGTGGATTCCGTATTTTCTCACCTTGCGTGGACTCAGCAAGATAGAAATGATGGTGGTTTAGGGGATGTTAATTTTCCAATTATTGCAGATATCAACAAGAAAGTAGCCAGTGATTATGAAGTCTTAACCGATGGAGGTGTTTCACTAAGAGGCTTATTCTTGATTGATGATCAAAATGTGATTCAACATGCAACCATTAACAACCTTTCTGTTGGAAGAAATGTAGATGAAGCCTTACGTTTGTTAGCAGCGTATCAATATACTGCTGAAAAAGGCGAAGTCTGCCCAGCAAACTGGACTGAAGGTGAAGACAGCATGAAACCTGATCCACAAGGTTCAAAAGAGTGGTTCAATAAACATAAATAAATGATTGAATAGCTTTCATGAAACTGTAAAAAAGAGCCTTAAGAGGCTCTTTTTTATTTTTAGGGTGTAAAGTTTGTTTTTAAAAGAACTGGGGTGAAAAAAGTAAATAAATAATATGTTTTATAAAAAATGAGATTGCATTAAAAAAAATTATCTATTACAAGAGATATTAGGGGAAGTTTAATGGTTATAAAGTCGCGTTTAGCTAAAGTTTTTTTAATAAGTCTATATTTATTTTTTGCAACTGTTTATGCGCAAAAAAATATAAGAGTTGTGGCCTTTGATGATGCTTCAATTGAAAAGTATGGGCCTGTGAAAGTTCTTTTACATTTAGCTAGTGCCATTAAGAATGTAAAATCTGGGGATATTGTTTTTGATATGAACCTGTGGGAACCCATTGATTTTGAAATACTTTTAAAAGACCCAAATAAAAGAGAAATGGTATTAGATTATAAAGAAGCACAAAAAATCTTTTTTCATAATGTTACAAGTTTTTGTGAGCAGTCTTTAGAACAAAATAAATTTTTTATTACTGCCCCCGGTAGAGTACGTTTTTATGAACAAGCATCTTCAATGTATCTACAAAGCTTAAAAAACTTAGGCTTAGATCAAGAGCTTCCAACTTGTGTTGAGTTTGCTTATGCTAAAGGCTATGAAAAACAGGTGATGATTGATGGTGATATCACCAATGAAATTGCAATTGTTAAGCTTAAACATACGGACCTAGAACACATGTTTTTTGCTATTAACAGACAAGTTTGGGGAGATGCAGGAGTCAGTTCTATGTTAAAAGGAGTAGATAGAGAGATATTTTTAGAGTATTCCTTTGTGGATACTTCTGATTACTTTGATGAAAACTATAATCCAGTTAATCGTGTGCTAGCTTTATCTTCAATGGAAAACAATGAAATTATAGACTCAGAACTCACTATTTTTTCTGCCCATTCAATTAAAAGAGATGCTTTTATACGAAAAATAGATAAACAAGGTAAAATTAAGCAGTGGTATCCAGGCTACTTTTTAATTGTATTGGGTATAGAGTTAGTTTCAGAGTTTTAAAACAATCTAAAGATTTTTAACGCGTTCAACAGTTAGAACTCCTTTTAACTCTCCTATGCGTTGAATTAAAGAATTAAGTTGATTGGTATTTTGAATAGAAACATCAAAGTAGCAAATGGCCTTGTTATCCGCAGTTGTTTTAATCGATGCATGAGAGATATTGCCTCCAGATTTTGAAATTTGCTGTGAAACATCGGCTAAAATTCCTACTGTATCGGTTGTGATGACTTGGATACGGACGATTCGCTTACTGCCTGCAATGCTATCTGCCCAAGCCACATGAATTTTTCTTTCATCGTCTGTTTCTAAAATCATATAGCAATCACTTTTGTGAATTGTAACACCACGACCTCGAGTAATAAAACCAATAATTGGATCTCCGGGCAAAGGTGTACAGCATTTACCATACCTGACAACAATACTGTCTTCTCCTCCCACTTGAATGGGAGCAGATTTTTCTTGGCTTATGGCTTGTGACGAAATATTTTCGTGAACTTTGGCTAGTTTTTTAAATGTTTTTTCTGGGTTTAAAAGCTGTGTGTATTTTTCTACAACTACTTGTGGATGAATTTTTCCATAGCCTACAGCTAAAAGTAGTTCATCTTCATTGCCTAAACGCAACTCTTTTAAAGTTGCAGAAAAAAGATCGCTATCGAGGACACTTTCAAAACGCTCTTTATGTTTTCTAAATTCACGAATAAGAATTTCATGCCCCATTTTTTTGGCTTGGTCACGTTCAATTTTTTTAATATGCGATCTTATTTTAGAACGAGCTTTTGAAGTTTTAACCAACTTTAGCCAATCTTTTGATGGGCTCATGTTTTTATCGGTGATAATTTCAACTTTATCGCCATTTTTAAGCTGATATTTTAAAGGGACCATTTTGCCATTAACAATAGCACCTTTACACTTTAATCCTACTTCTGTATGGACTCTAAAGGCATAGTCTATGGGTGTAGATCCTCGAGGGAAGTCTAAAACTTCACCTTGAGGGGTAAATACATAAACTTCATCTGAGAATAGATCAATTTTTACGCTTTCAATGAATTGATGAGCATCGGATAAATCTTGTTGCCATTCTACCATCTGTCTAAGCCAAGCGAATTGCTTAATATCTTTGGCTTTGGCAGATGCTTTTTTATTGTTTTTATAGTCCCAGTGGGCTGCAATTCCGTCCTCAGCAATAGAGTGCATATCATAAGTTCTGATCTGAACTTCAATGCGTTCTCCATTAGGGCCAATAAGTGTGGTATGTAAAGATTGATACATATTAGCTTTG is part of the bacterium genome and encodes:
- the purN gene encoding phosphoribosylglycinamide formyltransferase; protein product: MNKKIQQKRIIIMASGNGSNFEAIVKACHCGQINAQPVKLIGDKPKAFVFERAKTLGVDSECIDYQSFTYRSEFEDQLLRACKKDGPDYIVLAGFMKILPVQFIHNFKDKIINIHPSLLPKYPGTKAIEKAWANDDSVSGVTVHYVDEGVDTGKIILQKSLEIDRTKTFEDFCQQMHALEHQVYIEALQKILK
- a CDS encoding LysR substrate-binding domain-containing protein, translated to MPSLSQLEYILAVAKHKHFGRAAKSCFVSQPSLSAQVQKAEDELDIVIFDRSKSPIKITQLGQEVIDQAKKIISEHKKLLDIHAQSTELSGSFHLGVIPTLSPYILPLFIKSFSDNYPKVELTISEHKTQDIIEKLYDDQIDGGLLVTPLYDDKIIERSLFYEPFYAFMSNKHPLIKKKTVSETQLQDYPIWLLDEGHCFREQVIKVCAFKNKPEVLNNVHFDSGNLETLKNLIRRGDGYTLIPHLSTLDLSEQEKKHQLKKFKTPVPTREVSLVHSRTFLKEHIINAIIDCIIDNVPNELSSLKKRNIERIEI
- a CDS encoding thioredoxin family protein; this translates as MIELNEDNLQTILNENPHVIVQYGATWCGNCRMIKPKFKKLAENTQDVTFVYVDAEKYPNSRKLANVDNLPTFAAFKGGELLKQDQGNKIDVVEGLVSEITSH
- a CDS encoding peroxiredoxin; the encoded protein is MSRLVGNQAPSFSEQALVNGEIGNVSLDDFKGKWKILFFYPLDFTFVCPTEIVAFSDAAEKFKEKNCELIACSVDSVFSHLAWTQQDRNDGGLGDVNFPIIADINKKVASDYEVLTDGGVSLRGLFLIDDQNVIQHATINNLSVGRNVDEALRLLAAYQYTAEKGEVCPANWTEGEDSMKPDPQGSKEWFNKHK
- a CDS encoding bifunctional (p)ppGpp synthetase/guanosine-3',5'-bis(diphosphate) 3'-pyrophosphohydrolase, with the protein product MIPVKEIISEIQKFRPKANAELIEKAYALGKVAHQHQKRKSGEPYFAHPTQVAFILASHQMDEDTVATGLLHDVVEDTDTSIDDIEAQFGQDIAQMVDGVTKLSKISFQSKDIQQSESFRKMLLAMAKDIRVIVVKLADRLHNMRTLEHMREDKQRNISQETLDIYAPLAHRLGMSWMKNELEDLCFQYLHPSSFSMIQDHLAESQNKHDTFISKIIDILARKMKEENISCEVTGRRKHAFSIFKKMEKRRLEFDQIHDILAFRILVDSIPKCYEALGHIHAMWKPIPGRFKDFIALPKANMYQSLHTTLIGPNGERIEVQIRTYDMHSIAEDGIAAHWDYKNNKKASAKAKDIKQFAWLRQMVEWQQDLSDAHQFIESVKIDLFSDEVYVFTPQGEVLDFPRGSTPIDYAFRVHTEVGLKCKGAIVNGKMVPLKYQLKNGDKVEIITDKNMSPSKDWLKLVKTSKARSKIRSHIKKIERDQAKKMGHEILIREFRKHKERFESVLDSDLFSATLKELRLGNEDELLLAVGYGKIHPQVVVEKYTQLLNPEKTFKKLAKVHENISSQAISQEKSAPIQVGGEDSIVVRYGKCCTPLPGDPIIGFITRGRGVTIHKSDCYMILETDDERKIHVAWADSIAGSKRIVRIQVITTDTVGILADVSQQISKSGGNISHASIKTTADNKAICYFDVSIQNTNQLNSLIQRIGELKGVLTVERVKNL